DNA sequence from the Vicinamibacterales bacterium genome:
CCCGGGACGCTGAGCGCCTGGCCAGACGTGCTCCACGATGGCCCCACGCCGCTGGTGACCGGCGAGGCGTGGATCGACGCCCGTTGCGGCCGGCTCGCGTCGATGACCGCGGAAGACGACGCGCGGATGCGGGAGCGGTATCGCGCGACCGATGCGGTGCTCGAGTCGTGGCGCGATCGCGACGAGGTGGTCTTCTGGCTCGAGCACGACCTGTTCGATCAGCTGCTGCTGATCCGCCACCTCTGGTGGCTGACGACGAACGCGGACGAGCGTTCCCGCCGCGGCACGCGCTTCTCGCTCGTCTGCGGCAGCGACTACATCGGGATGCTGAAGCCGGATCAGTTCCGGCCGCGCTTCGACGCGCGGCAGCCCATCACCCCGGAGCAGATCGCCATCGGATCCGCGGCGTGGGAGGCCTACTGCAGCGGCGAGCCGTCGCGGCTGCTGCCATTCGCGAGCGGGGAAGACGCCCGGCAACAGCGTGCGCTGCCGTTTCTCTCCGCCGCCATCCGGCGTGTGCTCGAAGAGTTTCCTGCCGCGTCGAACGGCCTGGCGCGCAGCGAGCGGCAGATCCTGGAGGTTCTGTCGGAAGGTCCGCGCACGCCCGAGCAGGCCTTCATCGCCGCCGCGCGCATGGAGGAGGCGATCTACATGGGAGACCTGAGCTTCTGGACGATCGTCGAGTCGATGCGCGACGCCCCCCATCCGCTCGTCACGATCGACGCCCAGGAGCGCCCCGGGCGGCTGCCCGACGGCGAACTGCGGATCACCGGGACAGGGCGGGCGGTGCTGGCCGGCCGCGCCGACCACGTCGCGCTCAACGGGATTTCGCGCTGGCTCGGCGGGACGTTCCTGTCTGCTGATCGGGTGTGGCGCTGGACGGGGTCTTCGCTGCTGCCACCAGCTCCCTGATCCGGGTGCGGCGCAGCACCGCGCGTTTGCGGTTGATCTGATACCGGGACTTGTCGCCGTTGATTCTGGACATGGTCCGTATCTTATCCGTTACCCCGCCGTCGCGCCCTTCCTTCCGGTCACGTGCTATTCCGCGCGCAGCGCGAGCATCGGATCGACCTCGGTCGCGCGCCGCGCCGGCAGATAGCTCGCCGCGATCGCCACGATCGCGAACAGCAGCGCCGCGCCGCCGAAGGCGATGGGGTCGAGCGTGCTGACGCCGAACAGCAGGCTGCGGAGCAACTGGGCGCCTGCCGCGCCGAGTGCGAGACCGAGAACGATGCCGGCGCCGGTCAGCAGCGCCCCCTGCTGGATCACCAGTCTCAGCACCTTGCCGCGATCCGCGCCGAGTGCCATGCGGATGCCGATTTCACGGGTGCGGCGGTTCACGGAATACGACGTGACCCCGTAGATCCCGATCGCCGCCAGCAGCAGAACGACAACGCCGAGCGTCGCGGCGACGGCGCCGGCGATCCGCTGCGGAATGAGCATGAGCGCGGTGACCTCTTCGAGCGGCATGGCCGAGGTCACCGGCAGGCTGGGATTCAATTCCCGCACGAGCGCACGCACCTTCGGGATCATTCCGCCGGCGTCGGACTTCACCACCAGCGAGACGCGCGACATGAAGTTCTGCTTCAGCGGGATGTAGACCATGGGCCTGACGCGTTCCCCGAGCGTGTCGACCTGCGCGTCCGGCGCGATGCCCACGACGGTGATCGTCCGCGCCGGGCCGAAGCCGCGGTAGTCGAACTGGCGCCCTACAACGTCTGTCGTCTGCCACACGCTGCGCGCCATCGTCTCGTTGATGATGATCGCCCCCGGAGCGGCGGCAGCATCCTGCTCCGTGAAATCGCGGCCGCGCACCAGCGGCATCCGCAGCGCGGCGAAGTAGCCGGGAGACACGATGTTCCAGTCGGCGCGGAACGAGTCCTCCCCGTTCGGCGGCTGAAGGCCCGGGACGCGCAGCGTGCCGAACCCCATGCGGCCGCCGTCGAGCGGCAGATCGGCGGCATAAGCGGCGTGGCGCACGCCGGGCATCGCGCTGACGCGGTCGCGCAGACGGTCGGCGAAGGCCAGCGCGTCCGGCTCGCGATAGCCGCTCAGCGAGAGATCGAGCATCACCACCTCGACGTTGGTCTGGTCGAAGCCGGGATCGATGCTCGCGGCGCGGCCGAGCGCACGAACGAAGAGTCCGCCGGCGATGACGAGGACGAGCGACACCGTGACCTGCGCCACGATGAACGCGCTTCGCAGCCGGAAGTGTCCGGCGCGGGTCACCTCTTCGGATTTCAGCGCCGGCACCAGTTCCGGGCGCGACGCCTGCAGCGCGGGCGCGAGGCCGGAGAGCACCGCGGCGACGAGTGAAATCGTCACGGCGAAGGCCGTCACGCGCCAATCGACGACGAAGTCCATTCCCACCGGAACCGGCAGCGTCGGCAGCACGGCGAGGAGCAGACCGGTGAGCCACTGCGTGAGCACCAGGCCCAGCGCGCAGCCGGCGACGAACAGCACCAGTGTTTCGGTGATGAGCTGACGCACCAGCCGGCCGCGATTCGCGCCGATGGCGAGGCGGACGGCGATCTCGCGGCGCCGCGATGTCGCCCGGGCGACGAGCATGCCGGCGATGTTGACGCACGCGGCGAGCAGCACGAGCGCGACGATCGCGAGCAGGACGCCGAGGAAACCTGCCACCGCATCGGTTCGCCCGGGCACGACCCCGCTCTTCGTCACCCGGTACCCGCGCCCGCGGTTCGCCTCGGGATACTCGCGTTCGAGCGTCTGGCCCAGGCTGCGCAGCTCCGCGTCGGCGCGAGCGATCGTGACCCCGTCCTTCAGCCGTCCGCCGAGGATGATCCAGGAGGCGCGGCGGTTGGTGAACATGTCGCGGCCGAATCGAGGCGAGGCCAGCGCCGCGAGGTTGAGCGGCACCCACGCGTCCGATCGGAGAATGGTGGTGCCCTGGAAGCCGGGCGGCGTGACGCCGATGATGGTGACGGGGCCGGCGTTGAACGACACCGTCCGGCCGACGGTGTCGGGGGCGCCGGCGAATCGTCTCTGCCACAGCTCGTAGCTGATCACGACGACCGGCGCGCCGTTCTCGCGGTCGTCGTCGTCGGTGAAGAGGCGTCCGGCGGCGGGAACGGCGCCGAGCGCGCGGAAGTAGTTGCCGCTGACCGGCATGCCGTAAATCCGTTCCGCCTCTGCGCCGTCCGAAAGGCTGATGGCCTGCGGCTCGCCGCGGTACGCGTAGAGTTCCGACAACGTCGTCACCCGCTCGCGCAGATCCTTGTAGTTGGGGTACGTGGCGGTATCGAAGCCGCTGCCGTTGGTGGTGCGCCCGATGTCGACGAGGCGGGCGGGATCGGCGAGGCCGGGCAGCGGCCGGAGCAGGATGGCGGTCGCAACCGAAAAGATCGTCGTGTTGGCGCCGATGCCGATCGCCAGCGATAACGCCGCGGTGGCGGTGAACAACGGACTGCGCCGAAGCAGCCGCAACCCATACCGAACATCCTGCCAGGCCGTGTCGAACAAGCGCCCTCCTCGTGGGTTCCTACGAATACCTTCGTATATACGGACGCGGATGGAAAAAGTTAACAGTCGAGATCACCGATCCCCGACCGGCATGTCCCTTGCCTCTTCTCCTCGAGGAGGCTCCCATGCCACGCGGAGACAAATCGGCCTACACCGACAAGCAGAAGCGCAGGGCGGAACACATCGAGGAGGGCTACGAGGAGCGCGGCGTTCCGGAAGCGGAAGCCGAGCGCCGCGCGTGGGCCACGGTCAACGCCATGGATCACGGCGGCAAGAAGAGCG
Encoded proteins:
- a CDS encoding ABC transporter permease, whose amino-acid sequence is MFDTAWQDVRYGLRLLRRSPLFTATAALSLAIGIGANTTIFSVATAILLRPLPGLADPARLVDIGRTTNGSGFDTATYPNYKDLRERVTTLSELYAYRGEPQAISLSDGAEAERIYGMPVSGNYFRALGAVPAAGRLFTDDDDRENGAPVVVISYELWQRRFAGAPDTVGRTVSFNAGPVTIIGVTPPGFQGTTILRSDAWVPLNLAALASPRFGRDMFTNRRASWIILGGRLKDGVTIARADAELRSLGQTLEREYPEANRGRGYRVTKSGVVPGRTDAVAGFLGVLLAIVALVLLAACVNIAGMLVARATSRRREIAVRLAIGANRGRLVRQLITETLVLFVAGCALGLVLTQWLTGLLLAVLPTLPVPVGMDFVVDWRVTAFAVTISLVAAVLSGLAPALQASRPELVPALKSEEVTRAGHFRLRSAFIVAQVTVSLVLVIAGGLFVRALGRAASIDPGFDQTNVEVVMLDLSLSGYREPDALAFADRLRDRVSAMPGVRHAAYAADLPLDGGRMGFGTLRVPGLQPPNGEDSFRADWNIVSPGYFAALRMPLVRGRDFTEQDAAAAPGAIIINETMARSVWQTTDVVGRQFDYRGFGPARTITVVGIAPDAQVDTLGERVRPMVYIPLKQNFMSRVSLVVKSDAGGMIPKVRALVRELNPSLPVTSAMPLEEVTALMLIPQRIAGAVAATLGVVVLLLAAIGIYGVTSYSVNRRTREIGIRMALGADRGKVLRLVIQQGALLTGAGIVLGLALGAAGAQLLRSLLFGVSTLDPIAFGGAALLFAIVAIAASYLPARRATEVDPMLALRAE